In Corvus moneduloides isolate bCorMon1 chromosome 3, bCorMon1.pri, whole genome shotgun sequence, one DNA window encodes the following:
- the CCR6 gene encoding C-C chemokine receptor type 6, giving the protein MNFTDPRSTDYPYYSDYASLIMPPCSKLEVRNFTKAFLPVAYSLICIIGLFGNIFVVMTFALYERTKSMTDVYLFNMAIADILFVLTLPLWAVNYAADEWIFGDFICKMTRGIYAINFSCGMLLLAFISVDRYIAIVQATKSFKLRARTLAYSKLICLAVWISSILISSPSFLYSESYSFSNETKEICDHRFDGMSESTMLKSLLLWLQVAFGFFIPFIFMIFCYAFIVKSLQQAQNSKRNKAIRVIVLIVAVFLVCQVPYNIVLLMTAVNMGKIDKSCDSDKIMAYAKYTTEAIAFLHCCVNPVLYAFIGVKFRSYFVKLMKDLWCKRYKKDNKRSSRTNSDTYHSRQTSEILTDNGSSFTI; this is encoded by the exons ATGAATTTT ACAGACCCTCGTTCCACAGACTACCCCTATTATTCAGACTATGCTTCTCTAATCATGCCACCTTGTTCTAAGCTGGAAGTCAGGAACTtcacaaaagcatttcttccaGTTGCATATTCACTGATCTGTATCATCGGCCTCTTTGGTAACATCTTTGTAGTGATGACCTTTGCTTTGTATGAAAGAACCAAGTCCATGACAGACGTGTACCTCTTCAACATGGCCATAGCAGACATATTGTTTGTTCTTACTCTTCCACTGTGGGCAGTGAATTATGCTGCTGACGAATGGATTTTTGGTGatttcatttgcaaaatgaCTAGAGGCATCTATGCAATCAACTTCAGCTGTGGCATGCTGCTTTTGGCCTTTATCAGCGTGGACCGGTACATTGCTATCGTACAGGCAACAAAGTCTTTTAAACTCAGGGCGAGGACTCTCGCATATAGTAAACTCATTTGTTTGGCTGTGTGGATATCTTCAATTTTAATCTCTAGTCCCTCTTTTCTGTACAGTGAAAGTTACAGCTTCTCCAATGAAACAAAAGAGATTTGTGATCACAGATTTGATGGAATGTCTGAAAGCACAATGCTGaaatcactgctgctgtggctaCAAGTtgcatttggattttttatACCTTTCATATTCATGATTTTTTGCTACGCCTTCATTGTCAAATCCCTACAGCAAGCTCAGAAttccaaaagaaacaaagcaatcCGTGTGATTGTATTAATTGTAGCTGTTTTCCTAGTTTGCCAGGTACCTTATAACATTGTTCTTCTCATGACAGCTGTCAACATGGGCAAGATCGACAAATCTTGTGACAGTGACAAGATAATGGCTTATGCAAAGTACACCACTGAAGCCATAGCATTTTTACACTGTTGTGTAAACCCTGTGCTCTATGCATTTATTGGAGTGAAGTTCAGAAGTTACTTTGTGAAGCTAATGAAGGACCTATGGTGCAAGAGGTACAAGAAAGACAATAAACGTAGTTCAAGGACAAACTCTGATACTTATCATTCAAGACAGACTAGTGAAATTCTGACTGACAATGGATCATCTTTTACTATATAA